From a single Bacillus gobiensis genomic region:
- a CDS encoding YIEGIA family protein, whose product MSNYVFPIILGTVAGVVTRIIMLRTDYRQYPSHLHGKIIHIALGLIAAGLGSIILPALLREEFTAITFLTLAASQFRDVRNMERNTLTQLDSYELVSRGSTYIEGIAIAFESRNYLVIFTSLLTTASYIFISVWAAVAIALICFFCAVKLMSGATLKKIVDIKYEKPHFKDSGLYIDNIYIMNIGLPEKQELILKYGMGFILTPKNFNAKTTIANLGQRQAILFDVSTVLGIYRDSGEPSLSPLAKRDLEDGRVGIFVLPQVQEIDEAIKVIEDVPTLENAIRMSTERKKNKKVMT is encoded by the coding sequence ATGAGCAATTATGTATTCCCGATCATTTTAGGTACGGTTGCCGGGGTTGTGACGCGAATTATCATGCTCAGAACGGATTACAGGCAGTATCCATCGCATCTGCACGGGAAGATCATTCATATCGCTCTCGGATTGATCGCTGCAGGGCTTGGAAGTATCATCCTTCCTGCTTTACTCAGAGAGGAATTCACGGCAATCACGTTTTTGACGCTCGCTGCTTCGCAGTTCAGAGATGTACGGAATATGGAACGCAATACGTTAACACAGCTCGATTCCTATGAGCTCGTTTCAAGAGGCAGCACATACATAGAAGGAATCGCGATTGCGTTTGAAAGCAGGAATTACCTTGTCATTTTCACTTCTTTGCTAACAACTGCGTCATACATTTTTATATCAGTGTGGGCCGCAGTTGCAATCGCGCTTATCTGCTTTTTTTGCGCCGTAAAGCTAATGTCGGGAGCGACGTTAAAAAAGATCGTTGATATCAAATATGAAAAACCGCATTTTAAAGATTCCGGCTTGTATATTGACAATATTTATATCATGAATATTGGTTTGCCTGAGAAACAGGAATTAATATTAAAATATGGAATGGGATTTATATTAACGCCGAAAAATTTTAATGCAAAAACGACAATCGCGAATTTAGGGCAGCGGCAGGCTATTCTTTTCGATGTTTCTACCGTACTTGGGATCTACCGGGATTCCGGAGAACCAAGCCTGAGCCCGCTTGCTAAGCGCGATCTTGAGGATGGCAGGGTAGGAATATTTGTCCTGCCCCAAGTCCAGGAAATTGATGAAGCAATCAAAGTCATTGAAGATGTGCCTACTTTGGAGAATGCTATCAGAATGTCTACAGAACGTAAAAAAAACAAAAAGGTGATGACATGA
- a CDS encoding YpzI family protein has product MGKDRQEKKLKNERRVESDRDPSIQKNGATRIEQNSK; this is encoded by the coding sequence ATGGGTAAAGACAGGCAAGAAAAAAAATTGAAGAACGAGCGCAGGGTAGAGTCAGATCGGGATCCATCCATTCAGAAGAATGGTGCAACCAGGATCGAGCAAAATTCAAAGTAA
- the ypeB gene encoding germination protein YpeB, translating into MIRGILIAILGVAVIGTSYWGYKEHQEKDAVLLHAENNYQRAFHDLAYDMDQLHDKIGTSLAMNSKENLSPELTEVWKLASEAHSSVSQLPLTLMPFNKTEEFLSNIGNFSYQTAVRDLAKEPLNDKEYNTLKQLYSNAQDVQNELRNVQHLVIDNNLRWMDVELALASGEKQGDNTIIDGLKTIEKNADSFAETDTSNDNTTTKQREKGFQHLKGDQISESDAKKIAQKFAPDQNSDFTIAKSGNKTNRDVYSLSMNDEKHGTNIYMDVTQKGGYPVYLIQNREVKDQKLSLNDGSNKALKFLKDNGYEATDFVLDESEQYDNIGIFSYVPVENDVLLYPDTVRMKVALDNGEIVGFSARDFLTNHRKRNLPKPKLSLEEAKKKVSGNVQIQDNRLAIITNQMSDEVLCYEFFGTIDNDTYRMFINANTGIEEKVEKLKNAEPIY; encoded by the coding sequence ATGATAAGAGGGATACTAATCGCAATACTTGGAGTAGCCGTTATTGGAACCAGCTATTGGGGGTATAAGGAACACCAGGAGAAGGATGCTGTCCTGTTGCATGCGGAAAACAATTATCAGCGCGCGTTTCATGACTTGGCCTATGATATGGATCAGCTTCATGATAAAATCGGAACTTCTTTGGCGATGAACAGCAAAGAAAATCTTTCGCCGGAATTAACTGAGGTGTGGAAGCTGGCATCTGAGGCCCACAGCAGTGTCAGCCAGCTGCCGCTTACGTTAATGCCCTTTAATAAAACAGAGGAGTTCTTATCGAATATAGGGAATTTCAGCTATCAAACAGCGGTAAGAGATCTCGCAAAAGAACCTTTAAATGATAAAGAATACAATACGCTAAAGCAGCTTTATTCAAATGCCCAAGACGTTCAGAATGAATTAAGAAACGTCCAGCATCTTGTGATTGATAATAATTTAAGATGGATGGATGTTGAATTGGCTCTGGCTTCAGGCGAAAAACAAGGCGACAATACAATCATTGACGGATTGAAGACGATTGAGAAAAATGCAGATTCGTTTGCCGAGACGGATACAAGTAATGACAATACTACTACAAAGCAGAGAGAAAAAGGTTTTCAGCACTTAAAAGGCGATCAGATTTCGGAGTCTGACGCTAAGAAAATCGCCCAAAAATTTGCGCCGGATCAAAACTCTGATTTCACAATCGCAAAAAGCGGGAATAAAACGAACCGGGACGTATACAGCTTAAGTATGAATGATGAAAAACACGGGACAAATATTTATATGGACGTAACCCAAAAAGGCGGATATCCGGTCTATTTGATCCAAAACCGTGAAGTCAAGGATCAGAAGCTGAGCTTGAATGATGGTTCTAACAAAGCATTGAAATTTTTGAAAGACAACGGCTATGAAGCAACTGATTTTGTTCTGGATGAAAGCGAGCAATATGATAATATCGGCATTTTTTCATATGTGCCAGTGGAAAATGATGTTTTGTTGTATCCAGATACGGTACGAATGAAGGTTGCATTGGATAACGGTGAAATTGTCGGATTCTCAGCAAGAGATTTTCTAACAAATCACAGGAAAAGAAATCTGCCAAAACCGAAACTGTCCCTTGAAGAAGCAAAGAAAAAAGTGAGCGGAAATGTACAAATACAAGACAACCGGCTAGCCATCATAACCAATCAAATGTCCGATGAAGTTTTATGCTACGAGTTTTTTGGAACGATCGATAATGACACCTATCGCATGTTTATCAATGCAAATACAGGCATAGAAGAGAAAGTAGAAAAATTAAAAAATGCAGAACCGATATATTAA
- the cmk gene encoding (d)CMP kinase, whose protein sequence is MEKKLSIAIDGPAAAGKSTVAKIVATKKSFIYIDTGAMYRAVTYAAIKNQIDLADENQLAELLKRTTIDLVVESGKQKVFVNNDEVTDEIRTDEVSNQVSLVAKHGQVRESLVARQRKMAEQGGVVMDGRDIGTHVLPDAEVKIFLLASVQERAKRRFEENKKKGYDVNYDILVEEIAKRDKLDSEREISPLRKAEDAIEIDTTSLSIQEVAEKILQIVDHKS, encoded by the coding sequence ATGGAAAAAAAATTATCAATCGCGATTGACGGGCCAGCAGCAGCTGGAAAAAGCACAGTCGCCAAAATTGTCGCAACGAAAAAATCATTTATATATATTGACACAGGCGCGATGTATCGTGCGGTCACATACGCCGCTATTAAAAATCAAATCGATCTGGCTGATGAAAACCAGCTTGCAGAACTGTTAAAAAGAACAACGATAGATTTGGTTGTTGAATCAGGCAAACAAAAGGTATTTGTAAACAATGATGAGGTAACAGACGAAATTCGGACTGATGAGGTCAGCAATCAAGTTTCACTGGTAGCAAAGCATGGACAAGTAAGGGAAAGCTTGGTAGCGAGGCAAAGAAAAATGGCTGAGCAAGGCGGAGTCGTAATGGATGGCAGAGACATCGGAACGCATGTGCTCCCTGATGCGGAAGTAAAAATATTTTTGCTCGCCTCAGTACAGGAACGTGCGAAAAGGCGATTTGAGGAAAATAAGAAAAAGGGATACGATGTCAATTATGATATACTAGTAGAAGAAATCGCCAAACGGGATAAACTGGACTCGGAACGTGAAATTTCTCCTCTTCGAAAAGCGGAAGATGCGATCGAAATCGACACGACCTCTTTGTCCATTCAAGAGGTGGCCGAGAAGATTCTTCAAATAGTAGATCATAAGTCATAG
- the der gene encoding ribosome biogenesis GTPase Der yields the protein MGKPVVAIVGRPNVGKSTIFNRMAGERISIVEDTPGVTRDRIYSSAEWLNYSFHLIDTGGIELSDAPFMEQIRQQAEIAIDEADVIVFMVNGREGVTSADEEVAKILYRSKKPVVLAVNKLDNTEMRMNAYDFYSLGFGEPYPISGTHGLGMGDLLDAIAEHFKNIPDSNYDEDVVQFCLIGRPNVGKSSLVNAMLGEDRVIVSDIAGTTRDAVDTVFTYNQQEFVIVDTAGMRKRGKVYETTEKYSVLRALKAIERSEVVVVVLDGEEGIIEQDKKIAGYAHEAGKAVVVVVNKWDAVEKDEKTMNQFEENFRAHFQYLDYAPLLFMSALTKKRIHTLMPAIITAGENHSLRVQTNVLNDVLMDAVAMNPTPTHNGQRLKIFYATQVAVKPPTFVVFVNDPELMHFSYERFLENRIRDAFGFEGTPIKIFARARK from the coding sequence ATGGGTAAACCAGTCGTAGCCATTGTTGGAAGACCAAATGTAGGAAAATCCACAATATTTAACCGTATGGCCGGTGAACGAATTTCGATTGTTGAAGATACACCCGGGGTAACAAGAGACCGGATTTACAGCTCGGCTGAATGGCTGAACTACAGCTTTCACTTAATTGATACAGGAGGAATTGAATTAAGCGATGCACCGTTTATGGAGCAAATTCGCCAACAGGCTGAGATCGCTATTGATGAAGCGGATGTCATCGTATTTATGGTCAATGGACGTGAAGGGGTGACCTCTGCTGATGAAGAGGTAGCCAAAATCCTTTACCGTTCGAAAAAACCGGTTGTTCTGGCTGTAAATAAGCTTGATAATACAGAGATGAGAATGAATGCATATGATTTTTATTCTCTCGGCTTTGGAGAACCGTATCCGATTTCCGGGACACACGGACTTGGGATGGGGGATTTGCTCGATGCGATTGCTGAGCATTTCAAAAATATTCCCGATTCCAATTATGATGAAGATGTTGTTCAGTTTTGTTTAATCGGACGGCCGAATGTTGGGAAATCCTCTTTAGTGAATGCGATGCTTGGGGAAGACCGAGTGATTGTCAGCGATATCGCAGGCACCACTAGAGATGCAGTCGATACTGTGTTTACGTATAACCAGCAGGAATTTGTGATCGTTGACACTGCAGGAATGCGCAAAAGAGGCAAAGTATATGAAACGACTGAAAAATACAGTGTGCTTCGGGCATTAAAGGCAATTGAACGCTCCGAGGTGGTCGTTGTTGTTCTCGATGGAGAAGAAGGAATTATAGAACAAGATAAAAAAATAGCCGGCTATGCGCATGAAGCGGGGAAAGCCGTCGTTGTTGTCGTAAACAAATGGGATGCCGTTGAAAAAGATGAAAAGACGATGAATCAATTTGAAGAAAACTTTCGTGCTCATTTTCAATATCTTGATTATGCGCCTCTTCTCTTTATGTCTGCTCTTACGAAAAAGAGAATTCACACGTTGATGCCTGCAATTATTACTGCCGGCGAAAATCATTCCTTAAGGGTTCAGACAAATGTGTTGAACGATGTCTTAATGGATGCCGTTGCAATGAATCCGACGCCAACCCATAACGGCCAGAGGCTGAAGATTTTTTATGCCACTCAAGTGGCGGTTAAACCTCCAACATTTGTTGTGTTTGTTAACGATCCAGAGCTGATGCATTTCTCCTATGAGCGCTTTTTAGAAAATCGCATAAGAGATGCCTTCGGGTTTGAAGGGACGCCAATTAAAATCTTTGCGCGAGCCAGAAAATAA
- a CDS encoding flagellar brake protein: MLVVGDVLLLESYDSENPRPHVLKCKVAKIAEKELHITYPIDQVTGRSKFLINGTDLVVTFVTKEQIPYQFTCKVIGRLKEEIPMISLSYPGFEELEKIQRRQFLRVDALLDIAAYPGNPEKKPFTTITANISAGGLSMIIPEEYRFDLDEQVDVHINLPNDQEKRRLVSAASRVKRLQWDEKNKKRTLSVEFSDISEDHQQLLMKYCFHHQIELNLKGLAE; encoded by the coding sequence TTGCTGGTTGTAGGAGATGTTTTGCTTTTAGAAAGCTATGATTCCGAAAACCCCCGTCCTCACGTATTAAAATGCAAGGTGGCAAAAATTGCTGAAAAAGAATTGCACATTACATACCCTATCGATCAAGTGACAGGAAGATCTAAATTTTTAATCAACGGCACAGATCTTGTCGTCACGTTTGTCACAAAAGAGCAAATTCCTTATCAGTTCACTTGCAAAGTGATAGGCAGATTGAAAGAAGAAATTCCTATGATTTCTTTAAGTTATCCGGGCTTTGAAGAGCTGGAAAAAATTCAGCGGCGGCAATTTCTTCGGGTAGATGCCCTTTTAGACATTGCAGCGTATCCTGGAAATCCAGAAAAAAAGCCTTTCACGACGATCACAGCAAACATCAGCGCAGGCGGATTATCGATGATCATTCCAGAGGAATACCGTTTTGACCTGGACGAACAGGTCGATGTCCATATAAATTTGCCTAACGATCAAGAAAAGCGCAGGCTTGTATCAGCAGCTTCCCGAGTGAAAAGGCTGCAATGGGATGAGAAAAACAAGAAGAGAACCCTCTCGGTTGAGTTTTCAGACATTAGTGAAGACCATCAGCAGCTTCTGATGAAATATTGCTTTCATCATCAAATTGAATTAAATCTAAAAGGATTGGCTGAATAA
- the sleB gene encoding spore cortex-lytic enzyme produces MESRGFYYKPFIFAGVILLCLVLFSSEKSYAFSNQVIQRGATGEDVVELQARLQYNGYYNGNIDGVFGWGTYWAVRNFQDQFQIGEVDGLVGEKTKQKLISKTKYYEGFVREQLEKGKKFTHYGGMPLKYQTGPSAEARRQARKKAEARQTLPDEQKKPAQQQAKQNKKQPAAKKKVKPVAANRAGGYSQNDIRLLSQAVYGEARGEPYDGQVAIAAVILNRLDSPNFPDTISGVIFEPLAFTAVADGQIYMEPDKTAKEAVMDAINGWDPSENATYYFNPDTATNPWIWGRPQIKRIGKHIFCE; encoded by the coding sequence ATGGAATCAAGAGGATTTTATTATAAACCCTTTATTTTTGCAGGAGTAATACTTTTGTGTCTTGTACTTTTCAGTTCAGAAAAAAGCTATGCATTCTCTAACCAGGTAATTCAGAGGGGGGCGACTGGTGAAGATGTAGTTGAACTCCAAGCAAGGCTTCAGTACAACGGATATTACAATGGGAACATAGACGGAGTGTTTGGATGGGGAACCTATTGGGCTGTCCGCAACTTTCAGGATCAATTTCAAATTGGCGAGGTTGATGGTTTAGTTGGAGAAAAGACAAAGCAAAAGCTTATCTCCAAAACGAAATATTATGAGGGGTTTGTAAGAGAACAGCTTGAAAAAGGCAAAAAATTCACACATTACGGAGGAATGCCGTTAAAATATCAAACTGGCCCTTCAGCTGAAGCAAGAAGGCAGGCCAGAAAAAAAGCAGAAGCAAGGCAAACACTTCCGGACGAACAAAAAAAGCCAGCTCAACAACAAGCAAAGCAAAACAAGAAGCAGCCTGCTGCTAAGAAGAAAGTGAAACCGGTAGCAGCAAACAGGGCTGGAGGATACTCTCAAAATGATATTCGATTGCTCTCTCAAGCGGTTTACGGAGAAGCGAGGGGTGAGCCATACGACGGTCAGGTTGCCATCGCCGCTGTAATATTAAATCGTCTGGACAGCCCTAATTTTCCTGATACCATTTCAGGTGTTATATTCGAGCCGCTGGCTTTTACAGCTGTTGCAGACGGGCAAATTTATATGGAGCCGGATAAAACGGCTAAGGAAGCTGTGATGGACGCCATTAATGGCTGGGATCCATCAGAAAATGCTACCTATTATTTTAATCCGGATACAGCGACCAATCCATGGATATGGGGAAGACCCCAAATCAAACGGATAGGGAAACATATATTCTGCGAATAA
- the rpsA gene encoding 30S ribosomal protein S1, translating into MTEEMNEFDVQAPEVGDIVKGLVIKVEDKHVDVEISNVKQNGIIPISELSSLHVEKASDVVAIDDELELKVTKVEDEAIILSKRAVDADRAWEDLEKKYETKEIFEAEVKDVVKGGLVVDIGVRGFIPASLVEAHYVEDFSDYKEKTLTLIVVELDKEKNRVILSHRAVIEQEQTLKKQTFLESLEAGAVLEGKVQRLTDFGAFVDIGGIDGLVHISQLSHFHVDKPSDVVEEGQEVNVKVLSVDRDNERISLSIKETLPGPWSQINEKVKKGDVLEGKVQRLVSFGAFVEILPGVEGLVHISQISNKHIGTPHEVLEEGQIVNVKVLDVNEEEERISLSLRELEEPDNKEEEDYRQYQSKDEGSGFQLGEMIGDKLKKLK; encoded by the coding sequence ATGACAGAGGAAATGAACGAATTTGACGTTCAAGCACCAGAGGTTGGAGATATTGTTAAAGGTTTGGTTATTAAGGTTGAAGACAAACATGTAGACGTTGAAATTAGTAACGTGAAACAGAATGGTATTATTCCAATCAGCGAATTATCAAGTCTGCACGTAGAGAAGGCTTCTGATGTAGTCGCTATAGATGATGAGCTTGAATTGAAAGTTACAAAAGTTGAAGATGAGGCAATCATTTTATCGAAACGCGCTGTTGATGCTGATCGTGCTTGGGAAGACCTTGAGAAGAAATACGAAACGAAAGAAATCTTCGAAGCTGAAGTCAAGGATGTTGTCAAAGGCGGTTTAGTAGTGGATATCGGTGTGCGCGGTTTTATTCCTGCCTCGCTTGTTGAAGCCCATTATGTAGAAGATTTCTCAGATTATAAAGAAAAAACATTAACACTGATCGTAGTGGAACTCGATAAAGAAAAAAATCGAGTGATTTTATCCCACCGCGCTGTTATTGAGCAAGAACAAACATTAAAAAAACAAACCTTTCTAGAATCACTGGAAGCGGGTGCAGTTTTAGAAGGTAAAGTCCAAAGGCTGACAGATTTCGGAGCCTTCGTCGATATCGGCGGAATTGACGGCCTCGTGCATATTTCCCAGCTTTCACATTTCCACGTCGACAAGCCATCAGATGTCGTGGAAGAAGGTCAGGAAGTTAATGTTAAGGTATTGTCTGTGGACCGTGATAATGAGCGGATTTCTTTATCAATTAAAGAAACGTTGCCAGGGCCATGGAGCCAAATAAATGAGAAAGTGAAAAAAGGCGACGTCTTGGAAGGGAAAGTGCAGCGTCTTGTTTCATTCGGAGCTTTCGTTGAAATTTTGCCAGGCGTAGAAGGTTTGGTTCATATTTCTCAAATTTCCAATAAACATATTGGCACACCACACGAGGTACTTGAAGAAGGACAGATTGTGAATGTCAAGGTTCTCGATGTAAATGAAGAAGAAGAACGTATTTCTTTAAGCCTTCGTGAACTTGAAGAACCCGATAATAAGGAAGAAGAGGATTACCGCCAATACCAGTCAAAAGATGAAGGCAGCGGCTTTCAGCTTGGCGAAATGATCGGAGACAAGCTGAAAAAATTAAAATAA
- a CDS encoding YpfB family protein — protein sequence MKSIERILFKIAVVHMIMLVGIQLLFHYVHIEPYVSKTVRYEGVNQIKIEEWIETFKN from the coding sequence GTGAAATCCATCGAACGGATATTATTTAAGATCGCAGTGGTGCACATGATTATGCTTGTCGGTATTCAGCTTCTGTTTCATTACGTGCATATTGAGCCATACGTTTCAAAGACCGTACGTTATGAAGGTGTGAATCAAATTAAAATTGAGGAATGGATTGAAACCTTTAAGAACTAA
- a CDS encoding YphA family membrane protein, with translation MLYYYWSMWFLWIIATFIWKKDNFRFVVSIFLLINIILSQITLQIHFLFNAAYLLFYATAFFIAGRYRFYKNVRSVMLHLSIVFSYCFFMLFALYDPIWFILKPEWLVTGVTLIIAVSFEKNLLVRLGTFLAGMCQGELLYWLIIHRIYDEAIIGSYIWLSCSSVGIVALYGVSQFESLKKQISQRMKNMGKGVSKMS, from the coding sequence ATGCTTTATTACTATTGGTCGATGTGGTTTCTATGGATTATTGCTACGTTTATATGGAAAAAAGATAACTTTCGATTTGTTGTATCCATCTTTCTATTAATTAATATCATTCTTAGTCAGATAACACTTCAAATTCATTTTCTTTTTAACGCTGCGTATTTGCTGTTTTATGCAACCGCCTTTTTTATTGCAGGGCGTTACCGATTTTATAAAAACGTAAGAAGTGTGATGCTTCATCTCTCCATCGTTTTCTCATACTGCTTTTTTATGCTGTTTGCATTATATGACCCGATTTGGTTCATCCTAAAACCGGAATGGCTGGTAACCGGGGTAACATTGATCATCGCTGTTTCGTTTGAGAAAAATCTGTTGGTCCGCCTGGGGACTTTTCTTGCCGGCATGTGCCAAGGAGAGCTGCTCTATTGGCTGATTATCCATCGTATATACGATGAAGCAATAATCGGCAGTTATATCTGGCTGTCTTGCAGCTCGGTGGGTATTGTTGCACTCTATGGAGTCTCTCAATTCGAATCGTTAAAAAAGCAAATTTCGCAACGAATGAAAAACATGGGAAAAGGGGTATCCAAAATGTCATGA
- the prsW gene encoding glutamic-type intramembrane protease PrsW, whose product MVAIISAGIAPGIALLLYFYLKDQYDTEPIHIVIRMFILGVLLVFPIMFIQYVLEQENVVTNKLLLSFLSSGLLEEFFKWFLLMVGIFQHVEFDDHYDGIVYGTSISLGFATLENILFLVGHGLEYAFTRALLPVSSHALFGVIMGFYIGKLKFSEKKARRKWLILSLGLPVILHGFYDYILLSLENWLYLMLPFMFFLWWFSLHKAKQARTIKAIPSEKF is encoded by the coding sequence ATGGTTGCAATTATTTCGGCGGGCATAGCGCCTGGAATTGCACTTTTGCTTTATTTTTATTTAAAGGATCAATATGATACCGAACCAATACATATTGTGATTCGTATGTTTATTTTGGGTGTACTGCTCGTTTTTCCGATTATGTTCATCCAGTACGTGTTAGAACAAGAAAATGTGGTCACAAACAAGCTACTGCTCTCCTTCTTATCGTCAGGTTTGCTTGAAGAATTTTTCAAATGGTTTCTATTGATGGTTGGCATTTTTCAGCATGTTGAATTCGATGACCATTATGATGGAATTGTTTATGGGACAAGCATTTCACTGGGCTTTGCTACCTTGGAAAATATTTTATTTTTGGTAGGCCACGGTTTGGAGTATGCTTTTACGCGAGCTCTTTTGCCAGTTTCAAGCCATGCTCTATTTGGCGTAATCATGGGATTTTACATAGGAAAGCTGAAATTTTCCGAAAAAAAAGCACGGAGAAAGTGGCTTATTCTCTCACTTGGCCTACCGGTAATTTTACACGGATTTTATGATTATATTTTACTAAGTTTAGAAAATTGGCTCTATCTAATGTTGCCATTTATGTTTTTTTTATGGTGGTTTTCCCTTCACAAAGCAAAACAAGCAAGAACAATAAAAGCCATTCCCTCAGAAAAATTTTGA
- a CDS encoding capping complex subunit for YIEGIA has translation MSESLEKYILAVVTTNHKRVIGGTAVFFCENDEEMALYAKNLEAILDGIAHGIGDDLFLIVKHF, from the coding sequence ATGAGTGAATCACTTGAGAAGTATATCCTTGCTGTAGTAACAACAAACCATAAAAGGGTCATAGGTGGAACTGCTGTTTTTTTCTGCGAGAACGATGAGGAAATGGCGTTATACGCGAAAAACCTTGAGGCGATACTTGACGGGATTGCTCACGGAATTGGCGATGATTTGTTTTTAATCGTCAAACATTTTTAG
- a CDS encoding YpdA family putative bacillithiol disulfide reductase — protein MKHEKVIIVGGGPCGLSAAIELQAKGIDSLVIEKGNIANSIYQYPTHQTFFSTSEKLEIGNVAFITENRKPVRNQALTYYREVVKRKKIKVNSFEKVESVEKTEDGNFLITTDKEKYQADFCVVATGYYDQPNYMNIPGEDMPKVFHYFKEAHPFFDKDVVVIGGKNSSVDAALELVKSDARVTVIYRGSSYSKSVKPWILPEFESLVNKGIIRMEFEAVVNEIKDDQVSFYSSEKGLQVIKNDYVFAMTGYHPDHRFLRRMGIGINIESGKPMFNEETMESNVGGIFIAGVIAAGNNANEIFIENGRFHGGLIAEEIAKRI, from the coding sequence ATGAAGCACGAAAAAGTAATCATTGTTGGCGGGGGTCCGTGTGGTCTTTCAGCAGCGATTGAACTACAAGCGAAGGGAATAGATTCACTGGTTATTGAAAAGGGAAATATTGCAAACAGCATTTATCAGTATCCTACCCATCAAACATTTTTTAGTACAAGCGAAAAGCTGGAGATCGGCAACGTAGCCTTCATTACAGAAAACAGGAAACCGGTCAGAAACCAAGCGCTTACCTATTATCGTGAAGTCGTGAAGCGAAAAAAAATCAAGGTGAATTCCTTTGAAAAGGTTGAATCGGTGGAGAAAACCGAAGACGGCAATTTTCTGATAACAACAGATAAAGAGAAATATCAAGCCGATTTTTGTGTTGTGGCAACTGGTTATTATGATCAGCCGAACTACATGAATATTCCCGGTGAAGATATGCCTAAGGTATTTCATTATTTTAAAGAAGCACATCCTTTTTTTGATAAAGACGTCGTTGTGATTGGCGGGAAAAATTCGAGTGTTGATGCAGCCTTGGAATTAGTAAAATCTGACGCAAGGGTAACAGTCATCTACCGGGGAAGCAGTTACTCAAAAAGTGTGAAACCTTGGATCCTTCCTGAATTCGAATCTCTCGTGAATAAAGGAATAATCAGAATGGAGTTCGAAGCTGTTGTCAATGAAATTAAAGATGATCAAGTGTCCTTTTACTCATCAGAAAAAGGGCTTCAAGTTATTAAAAATGATTACGTCTTTGCTATGACAGGCTACCACCCGGATCACAGATTTTTAAGACGGATGGGAATTGGAATCAACATCGAAAGCGGAAAGCCTATGTTTAACGAAGAGACAATGGAATCGAATGTCGGCGGCATTTTTATTGCCGGAGTCATAGCTGCCGGAAACAATGCCAATGAAATATTTATTGAGAACGGCAGATTCCACGGCGGTCTAATAGCTGAAGAAATTGCAAAACGTATCTAA